The Desulfobulbus propionicus DSM 2032 DNA segment GTGCGATTATGCTGGTGCTGACCAGAAAACCCGGTGAAGGCATTATCATCGGGGACAATATTACCATCAAGATCATTGAGATGAAAAGCGGTGGCATTCGCATCGGCATCGAAGCGCCGCGCGACACCAAGATTTACCGTCAGGAAGTCTTTGACC contains these protein-coding regions:
- the csrA gene encoding carbon storage regulator CsrA, with the protein product MLVLTRKPGEGIIIGDNITIKIIEMKSGGIRIGIEAPRDTKIYRQEVFDRIRQENIEAAAGWDMTDLDILSDKLAGRTLKK